A single Syngnathus acus chromosome 8, fSynAcu1.2, whole genome shotgun sequence DNA region contains:
- the carm1 gene encoding histone-arginine methyltransferase CARM1 isoform X13 — MAVSVFPGVRLLTIGDANGEIQRHSEQQPLRLEVKTTQETALLNLSNGEDASIFKCSVSKETECSRVGKQSFIITLGCNSVLIQFSSPADFQSFYNVLKNCRGHLCERSVFSDRTEESSAIQYFQFYGYLSQQQNMMQDYVRTGTYQRAILQNHADFEDKIVLDVGCGSGILSFFAAQAGAKKVYAVEASTMAQHAEVLVNSNHLGDHVIVIPGKVEEVTLPEQVDIIISEPMGYMLFNERMLESYLHAKKFLKPNGKMFPTIGDVHLAPFTDEQLYMEQFTKANFWYQPSFHGVDLSALRGAAVDEYFRQPIVDTFDIRILMAKSVKYTVNFLEAKEEDLYRIEIPFKFHMMHSGLVHGLAFWFDVAFMGSVTTVWLSTAPTEPLTHWYQVRCLLQSPLFTKAGDTLSGTALLVANKRQSYDISIAAQVDQTGSKSSNLLDLKNPFFRYTGTTPNPPPGSHYTSPSENIWNTGISYSMSQVNTGIVNHTHSRMGSIMSTGIVQGMSS, encoded by the exons ATGGCGGTCTCGGTGTTTCCCGGCGTACGGCTGCTGACCATCGGAGACGCAAATGGAGAAATACAGCGACACTCAGAACAGCAACCATTGCGTTTGGAAGTAAAAACCACACAGGAGACTGCATTACTCAACCTCTCTAATG gAGAGGACGCAAGTATCTTCAAGTGTTCAGTTTCTAAGGAGACGGAATGCAGCAGAGTGGGGAAGCAGTCGTTCATTATCACACTGGGCTGCAACAGTGTCCTAATTCAGTTCTCCTCACCTGCAG actttCAGTCCTTTTATAACGTCTTGAAGAATTGTCGGGGTCATCTTTGTGAGCGGTCAGTCTTCAGTGACAGAACAGAGGAATCATCTGCCATACAGTACTTCCAG TTTTATGGATACCTCTCGCAACAACAGAATATGATGCAGGACTACGTGCGCACAGGGACTTACCAACGGGCCATTTTGCAGAACCACGCCGACTTTGAGGACAAG ATTGTGCTGGATGTTGGATGTGGCTCTGGGATCCTGTCTTTCTTTGCGGCCCAGGCAGGAGCAAAGAAGGTCTATGCTGTGGAAGCAAGTACAATGGCTCAGCATGCTGAG GTGCTGGTTAACAGTAACCATCTTGGGGACCATGTAATTGTCATACCAGGAAAGGTGGAGGAGGTGACACTCCCTGAACAAGTGGACATCATCATATCAGAGCCCATGGGCTATATGCTTTTTAATGAGCGGATGCTGGAGAGCTACTTGCATGCCAAGAAGTTCCTTAAACCCAATG GTAAAATGTTCCCGACCATTGGGGATGTTCACCTGGCACCTTTCACAGATGAGCAACTATACATGGAGCAGTTCACAAAAGCTAATTTTTG GTACCAGCCCTCTTTCCATGGTGTAGATCTCTCTGCGCTGCGGGGTGCAGCAGTGGATGAGTATTTCCGCCAGCCAATTGTG GACACATTTGATATCCGTATCTTGATGGCAAAGTCAGTCAAATACACAGTCAACTTTCTGGAGGCGAAAGAAGAGGATCTTTACAG GATAGAGATCCCCTTTAAGTTCCACATGATGCACTCGGGCCTTGTACACGGTCTGGCTTTCTGGTTTGACGTGGCATTCATGGGATCAGT GACGACAGTGTGGCTGTCCACTGCACCTACAGAACCTCTTACTCACTGGTATCAGGTACGCTGTTTGCTGCAGTCTCCTTTATTCACAAAGGCTGGGGATACACTGTCTGGGACTGCACTACTAGTGGCCAACAAAAG ACAAAGTTATGACATCAGTATTGCTGCCCAGGTGGACCAGACTGGATCAAAGTCCAGCAACCTCTTGGATTTAAAGAACCCATTTTTTAG GTACACGGGTACCACCCCAAATCCACCTCCTGGGTCGCATTACACCTCCCCCTCTgagaatatttggaatacagGAATATCCTACAGCATGAGTCAAG
- the carm1 gene encoding histone-arginine methyltransferase CARM1 isoform X11, with protein MAVSVFPGVRLLTIGDANGEIQRHSEQQPLRLEVKTTQETALLNLSNGEDASIFKCSVSKETECSRVGKQSFIITLGCNSVLIQFSSPADFQSFYNVLKNCRGHLCERSVFSDRTEESSAIQYFQFYGYLSQQQNMMQDYVRTGTYQRAILQNHADFEDKIVLDVGCGSGILSFFAAQAGAKKVYAVEASTMAQHAEVLVNSNHLGDHVIVIPGKVEEVTLPEQVDIIISEPMGYMLFNERMLESYLHAKKFLKPNGKMFPTIGDVHLAPFTDEQLYMEQFTKANFWYQPSFHGVDLSALRGAAVDEYFRQPIVDTFDIRILMAKSVKYTVNFLEAKEEDLYRIEIPFKFHMMHSGLVHGLAFWFDVAFMGSVTTVWLSTAPTEPLTHWYQVRCLLQSPLFTKAGDTLSGTALLVANKRQSYDISIAAQVDQTGSKSSNLLDLKNPFFRYTGTTPNPPPGSHYTSPSENIWNTGISYSMSQGMPAAYDLSTVIGSGSSVSHNNLIPLVNTGIVNHTHSRMGSIMSTGIVQGMSS; from the exons ATGGCGGTCTCGGTGTTTCCCGGCGTACGGCTGCTGACCATCGGAGACGCAAATGGAGAAATACAGCGACACTCAGAACAGCAACCATTGCGTTTGGAAGTAAAAACCACACAGGAGACTGCATTACTCAACCTCTCTAATG gAGAGGACGCAAGTATCTTCAAGTGTTCAGTTTCTAAGGAGACGGAATGCAGCAGAGTGGGGAAGCAGTCGTTCATTATCACACTGGGCTGCAACAGTGTCCTAATTCAGTTCTCCTCACCTGCAG actttCAGTCCTTTTATAACGTCTTGAAGAATTGTCGGGGTCATCTTTGTGAGCGGTCAGTCTTCAGTGACAGAACAGAGGAATCATCTGCCATACAGTACTTCCAG TTTTATGGATACCTCTCGCAACAACAGAATATGATGCAGGACTACGTGCGCACAGGGACTTACCAACGGGCCATTTTGCAGAACCACGCCGACTTTGAGGACAAG ATTGTGCTGGATGTTGGATGTGGCTCTGGGATCCTGTCTTTCTTTGCGGCCCAGGCAGGAGCAAAGAAGGTCTATGCTGTGGAAGCAAGTACAATGGCTCAGCATGCTGAG GTGCTGGTTAACAGTAACCATCTTGGGGACCATGTAATTGTCATACCAGGAAAGGTGGAGGAGGTGACACTCCCTGAACAAGTGGACATCATCATATCAGAGCCCATGGGCTATATGCTTTTTAATGAGCGGATGCTGGAGAGCTACTTGCATGCCAAGAAGTTCCTTAAACCCAATG GTAAAATGTTCCCGACCATTGGGGATGTTCACCTGGCACCTTTCACAGATGAGCAACTATACATGGAGCAGTTCACAAAAGCTAATTTTTG GTACCAGCCCTCTTTCCATGGTGTAGATCTCTCTGCGCTGCGGGGTGCAGCAGTGGATGAGTATTTCCGCCAGCCAATTGTG GACACATTTGATATCCGTATCTTGATGGCAAAGTCAGTCAAATACACAGTCAACTTTCTGGAGGCGAAAGAAGAGGATCTTTACAG GATAGAGATCCCCTTTAAGTTCCACATGATGCACTCGGGCCTTGTACACGGTCTGGCTTTCTGGTTTGACGTGGCATTCATGGGATCAGT GACGACAGTGTGGCTGTCCACTGCACCTACAGAACCTCTTACTCACTGGTATCAGGTACGCTGTTTGCTGCAGTCTCCTTTATTCACAAAGGCTGGGGATACACTGTCTGGGACTGCACTACTAGTGGCCAACAAAAG ACAAAGTTATGACATCAGTATTGCTGCCCAGGTGGACCAGACTGGATCAAAGTCCAGCAACCTCTTGGATTTAAAGAACCCATTTTTTAG GTACACGGGTACCACCCCAAATCCACCTCCTGGGTCGCATTACACCTCCCCCTCTgagaatatttggaatacagGAATATCCTACAGCATGAGTCAAG
- the LOC119125261 gene encoding ATP-dependent Clp protease proteolytic subunit, mitochondrial, with protein sequence MRALFTGVFRTVGLGMKLRRSIHYSPAWQSPLIPIVIEQTGRGERAYDIYSRLLRERIICVMGPIDDSVASLVIAQLLFLQSESNNKPIHMYINSPGGVVTAGLAIYDTMQYILNPISTWCVGQAASMGSLLLAAGTTGMRHSLPNARIMVHQPSGGARGQATDIAIQAEEIMKLKKQINNLYSKHTGQLLETIENIMERDRYMSPMEAQDFGIIDMVLVHPPQAGKDEPELVQKESTTAASPSAILESSEQNNASSGTSHPTPHTNPNHN encoded by the exons ATGAGGGCGCTTTTCACG GGGGTGTTTCGAACAGTGGGACTTGGAATGAAATTAAGAAGATCAATCCACTACAGTCCTGCATGGCAAAGTCCTCTAATACCCATAGTTATAGAGCAAACG GGCAGAGGAGAACGCGCCTATGACATATATTCTCGCCTACTTAGAGAGAGAATAATTTGTGTAATGGGTCCG ATTGATGACTCTGTGGCCAGTCTGGTTATTGCCCAGCTGCTTTTTCTTCAGTctgaaagcaacaacaaaccaATCCACATGTACATCAACAGCCCTG GTGGTGTGGTAACAGCAGGTCTGGCTATATATGACACCATGCAATATATCCTTAATCCCATCTCCACTTGGTGTGTTGGTCAAGCTGCTAGTATGGGTAGTTTGCTTCTTGCAGCAGGGACAACTGGCATGAGGCATTCATTACCCAATGCCCGTATCATGGTCCATCAGCCATCCGGAGGTGCTAGG GGTCAGGCCACTGATATCGCCATCCAGGCTGAAGAGATCATGAAATTgaagaaacaaataaataatctcTATTCCAAACACACTGGGCAACTGCTCGAAACTATTG AGAATATAATGGAGAGAGACCGCTATATGAGCCCCATGGAGGCCCAGGACTTTGGTATCATCGACATGGTCCTTGTCCACCCACCCCAAGCCGGTAAAGATGAGCCTGAACTGGTTCAGAAAGAGTCTACCACAGCAGCTAGTCCTTCTGCAATCCTGGAGTCTTCAGAACAAAACAATGCTTCAAGTGGAACATCCCACCCCACCCCTCACACAAACCCCAACCACAATTGA
- the carm1 gene encoding histone-arginine methyltransferase CARM1 isoform X12 has protein sequence MAVSVFPGVRLLTIGDANGEIQRHSEQQPLRLEVKTTQETALLNLSNGEDASIFKCSVSKETECSRVGKQSFIITLGCNSVLIQFSSPADFQSFYNVLKNCRGHLCERSVFSDRTEESSAIQYFQFYGYLSQQQNMMQDYVRTGTYQRAILQNHADFEDKIVLDVGCGSGILSFFAAQAGAKKVYAVEASTMAQHAEVLVNSNHLGDHVIVIPGKVEEVTLPEQVDIIISEPMGYMLFNERMLESYLHAKKFLKPNGKMFPTIGDVHLAPFTDEQLYMEQFTKANFWYQPSFHGVDLSALRGAAVDEYFRQPIVDTFDIRILMAKSVKYTVNFLEAKEEDLYRIEIPFKFHMMHSGLVHGLAFWFDVAFMGSVTTVWLSTAPTEPLTHWYQVRCLLQSPLFTKAGDTLSGTALLVANKRQSYDISIAAQVDQTGSKSSNLLDLKNPFFRYTGTTPNPPPGSHYTSPSENIWNTGISYSMSQGLNMVQPKFEVNRVNQLGQGYKVNTGIVNHTHSRMGSIMSTGIVQGMSS, from the exons ATGGCGGTCTCGGTGTTTCCCGGCGTACGGCTGCTGACCATCGGAGACGCAAATGGAGAAATACAGCGACACTCAGAACAGCAACCATTGCGTTTGGAAGTAAAAACCACACAGGAGACTGCATTACTCAACCTCTCTAATG gAGAGGACGCAAGTATCTTCAAGTGTTCAGTTTCTAAGGAGACGGAATGCAGCAGAGTGGGGAAGCAGTCGTTCATTATCACACTGGGCTGCAACAGTGTCCTAATTCAGTTCTCCTCACCTGCAG actttCAGTCCTTTTATAACGTCTTGAAGAATTGTCGGGGTCATCTTTGTGAGCGGTCAGTCTTCAGTGACAGAACAGAGGAATCATCTGCCATACAGTACTTCCAG TTTTATGGATACCTCTCGCAACAACAGAATATGATGCAGGACTACGTGCGCACAGGGACTTACCAACGGGCCATTTTGCAGAACCACGCCGACTTTGAGGACAAG ATTGTGCTGGATGTTGGATGTGGCTCTGGGATCCTGTCTTTCTTTGCGGCCCAGGCAGGAGCAAAGAAGGTCTATGCTGTGGAAGCAAGTACAATGGCTCAGCATGCTGAG GTGCTGGTTAACAGTAACCATCTTGGGGACCATGTAATTGTCATACCAGGAAAGGTGGAGGAGGTGACACTCCCTGAACAAGTGGACATCATCATATCAGAGCCCATGGGCTATATGCTTTTTAATGAGCGGATGCTGGAGAGCTACTTGCATGCCAAGAAGTTCCTTAAACCCAATG GTAAAATGTTCCCGACCATTGGGGATGTTCACCTGGCACCTTTCACAGATGAGCAACTATACATGGAGCAGTTCACAAAAGCTAATTTTTG GTACCAGCCCTCTTTCCATGGTGTAGATCTCTCTGCGCTGCGGGGTGCAGCAGTGGATGAGTATTTCCGCCAGCCAATTGTG GACACATTTGATATCCGTATCTTGATGGCAAAGTCAGTCAAATACACAGTCAACTTTCTGGAGGCGAAAGAAGAGGATCTTTACAG GATAGAGATCCCCTTTAAGTTCCACATGATGCACTCGGGCCTTGTACACGGTCTGGCTTTCTGGTTTGACGTGGCATTCATGGGATCAGT GACGACAGTGTGGCTGTCCACTGCACCTACAGAACCTCTTACTCACTGGTATCAGGTACGCTGTTTGCTGCAGTCTCCTTTATTCACAAAGGCTGGGGATACACTGTCTGGGACTGCACTACTAGTGGCCAACAAAAG ACAAAGTTATGACATCAGTATTGCTGCCCAGGTGGACCAGACTGGATCAAAGTCCAGCAACCTCTTGGATTTAAAGAACCCATTTTTTAG GTACACGGGTACCACCCCAAATCCACCTCCTGGGTCGCATTACACCTCCCCCTCTgagaatatttggaatacagGAATATCCTACAGCATGAGTCAAG